The following nucleotide sequence is from Mycobacterium sp. Z3061.
CCCGACACCGCGTACCTGTCGTCCACTGTAATGGTCGGCCTGCCACGCTTCATACCTCGCAGTGCGCAGCGGTGGCCGGACGTGACCGGTCTCGACTGGTCTTGACTGGTTCAACCTGGATTAACGACGAAAAGCCCCAATGCGTTACCCGCATTGGGCGCCGATCAGTTCGCCACCAGCGAAAAGAAAAATCCGGCGCCCAGGCTCTGAAGCCTGGGCGCCGGCAAGAGTGTGCCTAGGTGGCCGCGTGGAACGCGTCGATGACGTCGGCCGGGATACGCCCACGGGTCGACACGTTGTGCCCGTTGCGGCGCGCCCATTCGCGGATCGCGGCGCTCTGCTCGCGGTCGATGGCGCCGCGGCCACGGCCCGAACCGGAACGCCCGCGCCGCCTACCGCCCACGCGACGGCCCGCCGCAACCCATTGCTTCAGGTCATTGCGCAGCTTCGTCGCATTCTTACTGGAAAGGTCGATCTCATAGGTCACCCCGTCAAGCCCGAATTCGACCGTTTCGTCGGCGGAGCCGGCACCGTCGAAATCATCGACCAAGGTGACGGTCACTTTCTTCGCCATTGGCTTACCCTCACGTTTCTTCCTGTGCAGTTACAGATCCTGTTTGGATAGACTCCCCACCGACCTAATCTGCCATAAGAACGGAAAATACTCAATCCAGACACAACTTTGTGCAGTTCAGTTGGAGTGCGGGCGAACAATCGGGAACAAAACAGTCTCCCTAATTGACAGCCCGGTCAAACACATCAACAACCGATCGATACCCATTCCCGTTCCAGTGCAGGGCGGCATCCCGAACTCCAGGGCGGCCAGAAAATCTTCGTCGAGTTGCATGGCCTCATCATCCCCGGCGGCCGCGGCACGGGCCTGATCAGCAAATCTCTCCCGTTGCACTACCGGGTCGTTTAATTCCGAGTACCCGGTGGCCAGCTCCATTCCGCGCACGTATAGGTCCCACTTCTCGGTCACGCCGCGGATGCTGCGGTGGTGGCGGGTCAATGGCGTTGTCTCGACCGGAAAATCCCTGACAAAAGTGGGCGCGGTGAGCGTGTTGCCCACGGTGTGCTCCCAGAGTTCCTCGACGAGTTTGCCGTGACCAAAACCACGGTTGTCGGGAATCTCCACGTCCAGTTGCGCCGCGATGTCGCGTAACCGTTCGACCGGCGTCTCCGGCGTGATCTCTTCACCCAGAGCTTTGGACAGCGAGGAATACATCTGCAGAGTTGCCCATTCTCCGTCGATGTCGTAGACAGTGCCGTCGGGCATCGGAAGTTGTCTGGTCCCGATCGCCTCATCGGCCACCTCTTGAATAAGCTCCCTAGTGACGACTGCCGAATCGTCATAGGTCCCGTAGGTCTGGTACGTCTCCAACATGGAGAATTCCGGGGAATGGGTGGAATCGGTTCCTTCGTTTCGGAAGACCCGATTTAGTTCGAAGACCCTGTCGAAACCACCGACGATGCAGCGCTTCAGGAACAGTTCCGGCGCGATCCGCAGGTAAAGGTCGATGTCGAGTGCATTGGAATGGGTGATGAACGGCCGTGCGGCGGCCCCGCCGGCCAGCGTCTGCAGGATGGGAGTTTCGACCTCGAGGAACCCGCGTCGCTCGAGTGTATTCCTGATGGCGCGTATAACAGCGATCCGCTGGCGCGCCACCGAACGCGCCTGCGGCCGGACGATCAGGTCGACATACCGTTGCCGTACCCGTGCCTCTTCACTCATCTCTTTGTGGGCGACGGGCAGGGGCCGCAGCGACTTGGCCGCCATCTGCCAGGAATCGGCGAGGACGGACAATTCGCCTCGGCGTGAACTGATCACGGTGCCGTGCACGAAGACGATGTCGCCGAGGTCGACGTCGGCCTTCCACGCATCCAGAGATTCCTGACCCACCTTGTCGAGGCTGATCATCGCCTGCAGTTGGGTGCCGTCTCCATCCTGAAGTGTCGCGAAGCACAATTTTCCGGTGTTGCGAGCGAACACCACCCGTCCCGCGACACCGACCACGTCATCGGTCGAGGTGTCGGTGGGCAGGTCAGGGTGGGCCGCGCGAACCTCGGCCAGCGTGTGCGTCCGCTCAATCGCCACCGGGTACGGGTCGTGACCCTCTGCCAACAGGCGGGCGCGCTTGTCCCGCCGGATCCGGAACTGCTCGGGAAGATCCTCGACGGGATCTCTGTCGGCGTCTCGATCGGCGGCACTCACGACGTGCCAGCTTAAATGAGATCGCGCCGGCGCTCAGCGCGCGGTCTTGAGCCGGCCGCGCTGGGCATCGCGGTTGCGTTCGAAAACGAGCCGCAGCCCGTGCAGTGTCAGATGCTGGTCGTAGTGCTCCACCGTATGCAGTTCGGGCAGCAACAGCGGTGCGGTGTGCCCGGTGGCCACCACGGCGACGTCATCATCGGCCGAGAATCCGGTGACGTCGTCGCGGATGCGGCCCACCAGTCCGTCGACCAACCCGGCAAACCCGAAAACCGCACCGGCCTGCATGCACTCGACGGTGTTCTTGCCCACCACGGATCTGGGGCGGGCCAGCTCGACCCGGCGCAGGGCGGCCGAGCGGGCCGCCGCGGCGTCCGAGGACACCTGCACGCCGGGCGCGATTGCGCCACCGAGAAACTCTCCCTTGGCCGACACCACATCAACGCAGATCGACGACCCGAAGTCGACCACGATGGCGGCCCTGCCGAACTTGTGGAAGGCCGCCAGACAGTTGACGATGCGGTCGGCGCCCACCTCTTTCGGGTTGTCCACCAACAGCGGAATACCGGTGCGCACACCGGGCTCGATCAGCACATGCGGCACGGACGGCCAGTACTGCTCGAGCATGATCCGCACCTCGTGTAGCACCGACGGCACGGTGGACAGCCCCGCGGCGCCGGTGAGGCGCTCGGCATCCTCACCGATCAGACCGTCGATGGTGAGCGCCAGCTCGTCCGCGGTGACTTCCGACTCGGTGCGGATGCGCCACTGCTGAACCACTTTGGCGTTGTCTTTGACGCCGGATATCAGGCCGACGACCGTGTGAGTGTTGCGGACGTCGATCGCCAGCAGCACGGTTACCGCACGCCGATCCGCGGGTCGAGCAACTCCCCCATACTCGGTGGCACGCCGTCGGGCACGTGAGCGGGGTCACTGCCCAGGTCGATCTGCTTGTTGTCGGCGTCGACGAAGACGATCCGCGGCTGGTAGGCACGTGCCTCGGCGTCTTCCATGGTGCCGTAAGCGATCAGTATCACCAGGTCACCCGGGTGGACGAGATGTGCTGCGGCACCGTTGATTCCGATCACACCGGTACCGCGCTCACCCGTGATGGCGTAGGTGACCAACCGGGCACCATTGTCGATGTCGACGATAGTGACCTGTTCACCCTCGAGCAGGTCGGCGGCGTCCATCAGGTCGGCGTCGATGGTCACCGATCCGACGTAGTGCAGATCGGCCTGAGTGACGGTGGCGCGGTGGATCTTCGACTTCAACATCGTCCGTAACATCAGTTCCTCCAATGCGATTGAGCGTCCGGCCCACTGGTGGTGCCGGCGAGATTGCCGATTTGAATTGCCACATTGTCCAGCAGTCTGGTGGTGCCGAGCCTGGCCGCGATCAACAGCCGGCCGGATCCGTTGGTTGGCACCGGACCCAGCTCGGTGTCCCGCAGCTGCAGATAGTCGACCACCAGCTCCGGCGTGGCCTGCAACACCGCATGCGCCGCGTCCAGGGCGGCCTGGACGCCATAACCCGCGGCGTGCGCACCCGCGCTCAACGCCGCCGAAAGGGCAACGGCCGCTTCACGTTGCGCCGGATCGAGGTAGCGGTTGCGTGACGACATGGCCAGCCCGTCGCGTTCCCGAACCGTCGGCACGCCCACCACCTGCACGTCGATGTTCAGGTCGGCGACCATCTGCCGGATCAGCACCAGCTGCTGGTAGTCCTTCTCGCCGAAGAACGCCCGGTCCGGCCGCACGATCTGCAGAAGTTTGAGAACGACCGTCAGCACACCGGCGAAATGTGTTGGGCGTGCGCCACCTTCGAGCTCGGCAGCCAGCGGACCCGGCTGCACGGTGGTACGCAGGCCACCGGGATACATACCCGAAGCCGACGGCGCGAAAACGATGTCCACACCCTCGCCCCGCAACAGTTCCACATCCTGGTCGAGGGTGCGCGGGTAGGCGTCGAGGTCCTCGCCGGCGCCGAACTGTAACGGGTTGACGAAGATCGACACCACCACCACCGAACCCGGGACCCGTTTGGCGGCACGCACCAAGCTCAGGTGACCGTCGTGCAGCGCTCCCATGGTGGGCACCAACATGATTCGCCGGCCGGTATGCCGCAGCGCGCGGGTGACGTCGCTGACGTCGGCCGGCGCCGAATACACGTTGAGTTCGCCCGGCTTGAAGGCAGGCGGCTTCTTGTCGCCGATCACCGGGCCAGCACCTCGACCACATCTTCGGGGGCGTGCGCACGCTGCGCGGTGCGCAGCGCATTCACCCGGTAGGCGTGGGCAAGGTCCGGGTCCGCATCCCCGAGCGCATTCAGGTGTCCGGCGACGGCGGCCGCGTCGCCGCGGGCGACCGGGCCGGTGAGTGCGGCCTGACCGCGCTGCAACGTGTTCTCCAGCGCTGCACGGGCCAGCGGGCCGACGATGCGTTCGGCGATACCGCCCGGCTGGTTGTCGACGCGCTGTTGTCCCAGCAATTCGTCCCCTGCCAGGGCGGCCCGCAACGCCTCCAGCGCGTCGGCCAGCACCGTCACCAGATGATTGGATGCGTGGGCCAACGCGGCGTGGTACAGCACGCGGGCCTCCTCGCGGACGCAGAACGGCTCGCCGCCCATCTCCAGTACCAACGACTGGCCGATGGCATATCCAACTTCGTCGGCCGCCGTCACGCCGAAACAAGTGTCGGGCAGTCGGGCGATGTCTTCGTCCGAGCCGGTGAAGGTCATCGCCGGGTGAATCGCCACCGGGATGCAACCCTGCCGGGTCAACGGATCCAGGATTCCGATGCCGTTGGCACCGGAGGTGTGCACCACGATGGTGCCCGGCCGGACCGCGGAGGTGGCGGCCAAACCGGCCACCAGGCCGGGCAGCTCGCTGTCGGTGACGGCCAGAACCAGCAACTCAGCAGCCGCCGCGACATCCGGCGGCGAAAGTACCGGCGTATCGGGCAACCGGCGCTGCGCCCGTTGCAGGGAGGCCTGGGAAAT
It contains:
- the lsr2 gene encoding histone-like nucleoid-structuring protein Lsr2, producing MAKKVTVTLVDDFDGAGSADETVEFGLDGVTYEIDLSSKNATKLRNDLKQWVAAGRRVGGRRRGRSGSGRGRGAIDREQSAAIREWARRNGHNVSTRGRIPADVIDAFHAAT
- the panC gene encoding pantoate--beta-alanine ligase, whose amino-acid sequence is MGDKKPPAFKPGELNVYSAPADVSDVTRALRHTGRRIMLVPTMGALHDGHLSLVRAAKRVPGSVVVVSIFVNPLQFGAGEDLDAYPRTLDQDVELLRGEGVDIVFAPSASGMYPGGLRTTVQPGPLAAELEGGARPTHFAGVLTVVLKLLQIVRPDRAFFGEKDYQQLVLIRQMVADLNIDVQVVGVPTVRERDGLAMSSRNRYLDPAQREAAVALSAALSAGAHAAGYGVQAALDAAHAVLQATPELVVDYLQLRDTELGPVPTNGSGRLLIAARLGTTRLLDNVAIQIGNLAGTTSGPDAQSHWRN
- the panD gene encoding aspartate 1-decarboxylase, whose protein sequence is MLRTMLKSKIHRATVTQADLHYVGSVTIDADLMDAADLLEGEQVTIVDIDNGARLVTYAITGERGTGVIGINGAAAHLVHPGDLVILIAYGTMEDAEARAYQPRIVFVDADNKQIDLGSDPAHVPDGVPPSMGELLDPRIGVR
- the lysS gene encoding lysine--tRNA ligase, giving the protein MSAADRDADRDPVEDLPEQFRIRRDKRARLLAEGHDPYPVAIERTHTLAEVRAAHPDLPTDTSTDDVVGVAGRVVFARNTGKLCFATLQDGDGTQLQAMISLDKVGQESLDAWKADVDLGDIVFVHGTVISSRRGELSVLADSWQMAAKSLRPLPVAHKEMSEEARVRQRYVDLIVRPQARSVARQRIAVIRAIRNTLERRGFLEVETPILQTLAGGAAARPFITHSNALDIDLYLRIAPELFLKRCIVGGFDRVFELNRVFRNEGTDSTHSPEFSMLETYQTYGTYDDSAVVTRELIQEVADEAIGTRQLPMPDGTVYDIDGEWATLQMYSSLSKALGEEITPETPVERLRDIAAQLDVEIPDNRGFGHGKLVEELWEHTVGNTLTAPTFVRDFPVETTPLTRHHRSIRGVTEKWDLYVRGMELATGYSELNDPVVQRERFADQARAAAAGDDEAMQLDEDFLAALEFGMPPCTGTGMGIDRLLMCLTGLSIRETVLFPIVRPHSN
- a CDS encoding Rossmann-like and DUF2520 domain-containing protein — translated: MEQFDGLRPARLKVGIISAGRVGSALGVALERADHVVVACSAISQASLQRAQRRLPDTPVLSPPDVAAAAELLVLAVTDSELPGLVAGLAATSAVRPGTIVVHTSGANGIGILDPLTRQGCIPVAIHPAMTFTGSDEDIARLPDTCFGVTAADEVGYAIGQSLVLEMGGEPFCVREEARVLYHAALAHASNHLVTVLADALEALRAALAGDELLGQQRVDNQPGGIAERIVGPLARAALENTLQRGQAALTGPVARGDAAAVAGHLNALGDADPDLAHAYRVNALRTAQRAHAPEDVVEVLAR
- a CDS encoding type III pantothenate kinase; translated protein: MLLAIDVRNTHTVVGLISGVKDNAKVVQQWRIRTESEVTADELALTIDGLIGEDAERLTGAAGLSTVPSVLHEVRIMLEQYWPSVPHVLIEPGVRTGIPLLVDNPKEVGADRIVNCLAAFHKFGRAAIVVDFGSSICVDVVSAKGEFLGGAIAPGVQVSSDAAAARSAALRRVELARPRSVVGKNTVECMQAGAVFGFAGLVDGLVGRIRDDVTGFSADDDVAVVATGHTAPLLLPELHTVEHYDQHLTLHGLRLVFERNRDAQRGRLKTAR